From one Coxiella-like endosymbiont genomic stretch:
- a CDS encoding DNA-3-methyladenine glycosylase, producing the protein MIHSKLNLTSDFFDQDALEVAQDLLGKVIRVRYQTFWLCAKIIETEAYYIHEKASHASLGFTEKRKALFMPAGTIYMYYARGGDSLNISCRGEGNAVLIKSAVPYEGVENFEAMVTIMQQLNPFKNKPEYRKPEQLCSGQTLLCKSLNLRVKDWDQKKFSPQRFIISHQGYRPIKIIKTRRLGIPKGRDEHLLYRFVDHDYSHCCTNNPLSKRKWQVGKDYFIII; encoded by the coding sequence AGATTTACTGGGCAAAGTCATTCGAGTGCGCTACCAAACTTTTTGGCTATGTGCCAAAATTATTGAAACAGAAGCATACTATATTCATGAGAAAGCAAGTCATGCCTCGCTAGGTTTTACTGAAAAGCGCAAAGCTTTATTTATGCCTGCAGGAACTATCTATATGTATTATGCCCGAGGAGGTGATTCTTTAAATATTAGTTGCCGCGGCGAAGGGAATGCTGTTTTGATTAAATCCGCTGTGCCTTATGAGGGTGTTGAAAATTTTGAGGCGATGGTGACTATTATGCAGCAATTAAACCCTTTTAAAAATAAACCTGAATACCGAAAACCCGAACAACTTTGTTCCGGCCAGACTTTATTATGTAAATCCCTTAATTTGCGCGTGAAAGATTGGGATCAAAAAAAATTTTCCCCGCAACGATTTATTATTAGCCATCAAGGTTATCGTCCTATCAAAATTATAAAGACTCGGCGATTAGGAATTCCTAAAGGACGAGATGAACACTTACTGTATCGATTTGTGGATCATGATTATTCTCATTGTTGTACTAACAATCCACTTAGTAAAAGAAAGTGGCAAGTCGGAAAAGATTATTTCATAATAATATAA
- a CDS encoding citrate/2-methylcitrate synthase yields MVVRMKKDYKLIHRFKDPDEAETKLREMLERKELIMEFGHRVYKTSDPRSAIIKDWSKKLSIQNNDTHLFPK; encoded by the coding sequence ATGGTGGTACGAATGAAGAAGGATTATAAATTAATTCATCGTTTTAAAGATCCCGATGAGGCGGAGACTAAACTCAGAGAAATGTTAGAACGTAAAGAATTAATTATGGAGTTTGGCCATCGCGTTTATAAAACCTCTGATCCTCGCTCTGCCATCATAAAGGATTGGTCAAAAAAGCTAAGCATTCAAAATAATGATACGCATTTATTTCCTAAATAG
- a CDS encoding CsiV family protein, with protein sequence MKWFLILLFITLSPILTAEAKVYQIEMIVFLQPTSQNNGMEEWSTSSPSDLNFLRAKQIRTLPVSQFLLKNEQTKLNENLRYHTLLHLAWQQSITHLPTRPMRIEGNGIQGLFRVNVQRYFNISLALLFNQPNGSNWYAIQERRMRSNQLNYLDFVYYGILIKISSLT encoded by the coding sequence ATGAAATGGTTCTTAATCTTATTATTCATTACTTTGAGTCCTATCCTTACCGCCGAGGCAAAAGTTTATCAAATTGAAATGATTGTTTTTTTACAACCGACTTCCCAAAATAACGGAATGGAAGAATGGTCGACTTCCTCCCCTTCTGATCTTAACTTTCTTCGTGCGAAACAAATTAGGACGCTTCCTGTCTCGCAATTCCTTTTAAAAAATGAGCAAACTAAATTGAATGAAAATCTGAGGTATCACACCTTATTGCATTTAGCATGGCAACAATCGATAACTCATTTACCTACTCGTCCTATGCGTATTGAAGGCAATGGGATTCAAGGTTTATTTCGCGTTAATGTTCAACGTTATTTTAATATTTCTTTAGCTTTGCTTTTTAACCAACCAAATGGATCGAATTGGTATGCAATCCAGGAACGACGTATGCGAAGCAATCAGTTGAATTACCTGGACTTTGTCTATTACGGGATACTAATTAAAATTAGTTCTCTTACTTGA
- a CDS encoding tyrosine-type recombinase/integrase, giving the protein MAANSPLLPLFDSLEYIKKQTLSSSLYPEYNQNDIEKALNFLKCYTGSQGTFNSYRREIERLLHWCTLAVKKSLSEIKREDIETFVVFCQNPPKNWIGISKLPRFIIKESKRIPNAKWRPFVVTLSKVQHRKGQQPEIKNFELSQGALRELFAILSSFFNYLLQEEYIKANPIALIRQKSKFIRKMQGQPKIRRLSELQWYYVINTAAILADKNPEIHERTLFISSILYSMYLRISELTASPRWIPKMNDFFRDSDGDWWFMTVGKGNKQRQIAVSEAMLEALKRWRKHLNLSPLPSPADNSPLLPRIKGKGPIQSTNSIRKIVQYCFDQAVYQLKENSFEEEAEALLEATVHWLRHTGISEDVKIRPREHVRDDAGHSSGAITDKYVDIELRERHQSAKKKLIY; this is encoded by the coding sequence ATGGCTGCAAATAGTCCACTATTACCCTTGTTTGATTCACTAGAGTATATCAAAAAGCAAACACTTTCCTCATCTCTTTATCCCGAATATAACCAAAACGATATAGAAAAAGCCTTGAATTTTTTGAAATGTTACACAGGTAGCCAAGGAACTTTTAATTCTTATAGACGCGAAATTGAGCGCCTGCTGCATTGGTGTACGCTAGCTGTTAAAAAAAGCTTAAGTGAAATAAAACGGGAGGATATAGAAACCTTTGTGGTCTTTTGTCAAAATCCTCCTAAAAATTGGATTGGGATCAGCAAACTTCCTCGCTTTATTATCAAAGAAAGTAAACGTATTCCTAATGCAAAATGGAGGCCTTTTGTAGTTACTCTTTCTAAAGTGCAGCATCGAAAAGGTCAGCAGCCCGAAATAAAAAATTTCGAACTCTCTCAAGGAGCTTTAAGAGAACTCTTTGCAATTTTAAGCAGTTTTTTTAATTATCTTTTACAAGAAGAATATATAAAAGCTAACCCTATCGCGCTGATCCGCCAAAAAAGCAAGTTCATCCGAAAAATGCAAGGCCAACCTAAAATAAGACGACTTTCAGAACTACAATGGTATTATGTCATAAACACTGCTGCAATCTTAGCCGACAAGAATCCAGAAATCCATGAACGGACTCTTTTTATCTCGTCAATCCTTTATTCTATGTATTTACGGATATCCGAATTGACAGCAAGCCCCCGTTGGATACCTAAAATGAATGATTTTTTTCGTGATAGCGATGGTGATTGGTGGTTTATGACCGTGGGTAAAGGTAATAAACAGCGGCAAATTGCTGTAAGTGAAGCCATGTTAGAAGCCCTCAAACGATGGCGCAAACATCTTAATTTATCGCCGTTGCCTTCTCCCGCTGATAATTCACCTCTGCTGCCACGAATAAAGGGCAAAGGGCCTATTCAGAGTACTAACTCTATTCGAAAAATTGTCCAATACTGCTTTGATCAGGCTGTTTATCAGTTAAAAGAAAACAGCTTTGAAGAAGAGGCTGAAGCGCTCCTTGAGGCCACTGTTCATTGGCTTAGACACACAGGCATCTCCGAAGATGTAAAAATTCGTCCGCGTGAACATGTGCGTGATGACGCGGGTCACAGTTCGGGCGCTATTACGGATAAATATGTCGACATTGAATTACGTGAGCGCCATCAATCTGCTAAAAAGAAGTTAATTTATTAA
- a CDS encoding citrate/2-methylcitrate synthase, producing MYGKLSNEKKLNHYQYMLIKLRSLPKDLKLVLEQIPKHTHLMDVLRSGYSFLGCLETETGSHTASGYCQSPNCNFPSNTFYWYHFYKNNKRTDFYSAVCGAIGALRGPLHGGTNEEGL from the coding sequence ATTTATGGAAAATTATCCAATGAAAAAAAATTAAACCATTATCAATATATGCTCATAAAATTACGCTCTCTTCCGAAAGACTTAAAGTTAGTATTGGAGCAAATTCCAAAACATACTCACCTAATGGATGTTTTGCGCAGTGGTTATAGTTTCTTAGGCTGCCTAGAAACTGAAACAGGCTCTCATACTGCAAGTGGATATTGCCAATCACCCAATTGCAATTTTCCCAGCAATACTTTTTATTGGTATCATTTTTATAAAAATAACAAGCGAACTGATTTTTACTCCGCTGTTTGTGGCGCCATTGGCGCTTTACGAGGTCCGCTCCATGGTGGTACGAATGAAGAAGGATTATAA
- a CDS encoding mechanosensitive ion channel family protein: MQNLIIKIALLVALGSGASLLEWVIFHRLLPRFKQKNRIWRYSFLQALHQPLQIYIWMITLSFIASTIAQVFVFNGDFSNASSSARLIFALVVIFWFMMRFLRQLEDGLTTRARHGLGKVSDETSIHAVAQLMRVVIIVFILLMLLQTIGVKISALLAFGGVGVAVIGFAAKDTVGNFFGGMMIYWDRPFSVGDWIRSPDRQIEGTVEYIGWRLTRIRTFDKRPLYVPNGILSNIAIENPSQMTNRRLKITVGVRYSDVAKIPDLVKSIEDRLRKNPAIDTTHTLFVNLFEFGSSSLNMLVYAFTKTTEWVKFQVIQQKVILEIINVISQYEAECAFPTQSVYFPEGVLLKTEKGEIDNEHDGRGSTDKGGCPDDSA; the protein is encoded by the coding sequence ATGCAGAATTTAATCATTAAAATTGCTTTACTGGTTGCCTTAGGAAGTGGAGCAAGCTTATTGGAATGGGTAATTTTTCACCGTCTTTTACCTCGCTTTAAACAAAAAAACCGTATTTGGCGGTATTCCTTTCTACAGGCACTCCATCAACCCCTCCAAATTTACATTTGGATGATTACCTTAAGTTTCATTGCTTCTACTATCGCTCAAGTATTTGTCTTCAATGGTGATTTTTCAAACGCTTCATCCTCAGCACGCCTTATTTTCGCTCTAGTCGTTATTTTTTGGTTTATGATGCGTTTTCTTCGCCAATTGGAAGATGGCCTAACCACTCGAGCACGCCATGGCCTTGGTAAGGTGAGCGATGAAACCAGTATACATGCTGTGGCGCAATTGATGCGCGTTGTCATTATTGTATTCATTTTATTAATGCTTCTCCAAACCATCGGTGTGAAAATATCTGCTTTATTAGCATTTGGTGGGGTGGGAGTGGCCGTAATTGGTTTTGCTGCAAAGGACACTGTGGGCAATTTTTTCGGTGGGATGATGATTTATTGGGACCGCCCTTTTTCCGTGGGTGATTGGATTCGCTCTCCGGATCGTCAAATTGAAGGGACAGTAGAGTATATCGGTTGGCGTTTAACACGCATCCGAACGTTTGATAAGCGTCCGCTTTATGTGCCTAACGGCATATTATCCAATATTGCTATTGAAAATCCTTCCCAAATGACAAACCGACGCCTTAAAATTACGGTGGGTGTGCGTTATTCCGACGTGGCAAAAATCCCCGATTTAGTGAAATCTATTGAAGATAGATTACGAAAAAATCCCGCTATTGATACTACCCACACTTTGTTTGTGAATCTCTTTGAGTTTGGCTCTTCCTCGCTGAATATGTTGGTCTATGCTTTCACCAAAACGACGGAATGGGTGAAGTTTCAGGTTATCCAGCAGAAAGTGATTTTGGAAATTATAAATGTTATTTCTCAATATGAAGCAGAATGTGCTTTTCCTACTCAATCGGTTTATTTTCCGGAAGGGGTACTTTTAAAAACAGAGAAAGGAGAAATTGATAATGAACACGACGGTAGAGGGAGCACTGATAAAGGGGGATGCCCCGATGATTCTGCCTGA
- a CDS encoding DUF1820 family protein, producing MYKVIFSQDKKVYEIYARYISEESLMGFIEMEELVFNDNSSVVVDPSEEKLKAEFQGVKRTYIPMHMILRIDEMEKQGSAKIKSPTTKGNVHHFPGAFNKPAKDKE from the coding sequence ATTTATAAAGTTATCTTTAGTCAAGACAAAAAAGTTTACGAAATTTACGCTAGATATATTTCTGAAGAAAGCTTAATGGGCTTTATTGAAATGGAAGAGTTAGTTTTTAATGATAATTCCTCAGTGGTTGTTGATCCTTCAGAGGAAAAGCTAAAAGCCGAATTTCAAGGAGTAAAACGAACTTATATACCCATGCACATGATCTTGCGAATTGACGAAATGGAAAAACAAGGCTCTGCTAAGATTAAAAGTCCCACAACGAAAGGGAATGTACATCATTTCCCAGGTGCTTTTAATAAGCCAGCGAAAGATAAGGAATAA
- a CDS encoding DUF924 family protein produces the protein MLYELALPETPVIYERFFKFDNHHYNIIRRFGRFSQDNTVLERESTFEEIQYLNEMKRF, from the coding sequence ATGTTATACGAATTGGCACTACCAGAAACCCCAGTCATTTACGAAAGATTTTTTAAATTCGACAACCATCATTACAATATCATTCGTCGTTTTGGGAGATTTTCCCAAGATAACACTGTTTTGGAGCGAGAGTCTACCTTTGAAGAAATTCAATATTTAAATGAGATGAAAAGATTTTAA
- the pdxH gene encoding pyridoxamine 5'-phosphate oxidase, with amino-acid sequence MFRRLDLLEDPLEQFKLWYDEAIRKKVHDPSAMTFATANSKARPTARTVLYKGITKAGFLIFTNYHSRKSIDLFENPYAAWVFYWPEIYKQVRGEGHVEKLTCEESETYFETRPYENQISAWVSEQSQEIPNREYLLNRYKKYREKFPEEVPCPEFWGGFRLVPTRMEFWTGQEHRLHDRFCYLKEDHKWRIIRLAP; translated from the coding sequence ATGTTCCGACGACTGGATCTCCTAGAAGACCCTCTAGAGCAATTTAAGTTATGGTATGACGAGGCTATTCGAAAGAAAGTCCATGACCCATCAGCGATGACTTTCGCCACTGCTAACTCGAAGGCAAGACCCACTGCGCGTACGGTATTATACAAAGGAATTACTAAAGCTGGTTTTCTTATTTTTACTAATTATCATAGTCGAAAGTCTATCGATTTATTCGAAAACCCTTATGCGGCCTGGGTATTCTATTGGCCAGAAATTTATAAGCAAGTACGTGGGGAAGGGCATGTTGAAAAACTGACGTGTGAAGAATCAGAGACTTATTTTGAAACGCGTCCCTATGAAAACCAAATTAGCGCATGGGTCTCAGAGCAAAGCCAAGAAATTCCTAACCGAGAGTATTTACTTAATCGATATAAAAAATATCGGGAAAAATTTCCTGAGGAAGTACCGTGTCCCGAGTTTTGGGGCGGTTTTCGGTTAGTTCCGACTCGGATGGAATTTTGGACCGGCCAGGAACATCGTCTTCATGATCGATTTTGTTATTTAAAAGAAGATCATAAATGGAGAATCATTCGATTAGCTCCCTAA
- a CDS encoding hypoxanthine-guanine phosphoribosyltransferase — MILPEHIREVFSKATCLYSKTEVEAALDTMAIEISSALSSCNPIFLCVVVGGIVPLGNLLPRLDFTLEVDYIHATRYRGDTKGKNLEWKVKPTCKMKGRTVVVVDDILDGGVTLGAIINFCKEQGAQSVYSAVLVDKFDARLPSGPISADFSGLKVGNHYVFGYGMDYKGYLRNATGIYRVAPEHE, encoded by the coding sequence ATGATTCTGCCTGAGCATATTCGTGAAGTATTTTCAAAAGCTACCTGTCTTTATTCTAAGACAGAAGTGGAGGCTGCTTTGGATACGATGGCTATAGAAATTAGCTCAGCTCTGTCTTCTTGTAATCCTATTTTTTTATGTGTAGTAGTTGGAGGGATTGTTCCGCTTGGAAATTTATTGCCCCGGTTAGATTTTACCTTAGAAGTAGATTATATTCATGCTACACGTTATCGCGGTGATACGAAAGGTAAAAATTTAGAATGGAAAGTCAAACCTACTTGTAAAATGAAAGGTCGCACGGTGGTAGTCGTCGATGATATTTTAGATGGAGGGGTCACTTTGGGCGCTATTATTAATTTTTGTAAAGAACAAGGAGCACAATCGGTTTATTCTGCTGTTTTAGTAGATAAATTCGATGCTCGGTTACCTAGTGGTCCTATATCTGCCGATTTTAGCGGCTTAAAAGTAGGAAATCATTATGTATTCGGATATGGGATGGATTATAAAGGATATCTTCGCAATGCCACCGGTATTTATCGAGTAGCTCCCGAACATGAATAA
- a CDS encoding glycoside hydrolase family 3 N-terminal domain-containing protein, translating to MSDSHHCLPVDSRDREMLWKVDLHPFSRFLTHKLDAIMPAHVVYHTFEDTFKDTCDDKLTGFSPYWLQIVLREQFTFIGIIISDNLTMEEGCYLLWVGIPTKPVKH from the coding sequence GTGAGCGACTCTCACCATTGCCTACCCGTTGATTCCCGTGATCGTGAAATGCTATGGAAAGTAGATCTACATCCTTTTTCGAGGTTTCTCACCCACAAATTAGATGCGATTATGCCAGCACATGTTGTGTATCATACTTTTGAAGATACTTTTAAAGATACTTGTGATGATAAACTCACAGGATTTTCTCCATACTGGCTTCAAATTGTCTTACGTGAACAGTTTACATTTATCGGAATTATTATCAGCGATAATCTCACTATGGAGGAGGGCTGCTATTTATTATGGGTTGGTATTCCGACCAAGCCAGTGAAGCACTAG